The sequence ttcctcacagattcttggaaaaatgaaaggtggaatctgattggttgctaggggctacttagccaattctactttacaccagtttgataaatctccccctctgtgtctaAGTGCAAGTAATAAGTCATGTACATACCTGGCCTTTGTCATAAATTCACTGTTGTGCACCTCCTTAAACTTGTCTCCTACTTTGGAAGCGGCATCTTTTATGGATTCCCCAATAGATCTAAACCGATCCTTCAGGGAGGGCTCCTGGGAATCTGCTGAGCTGGGTTCTGCAATGTAGAAAAGGATGATAATTATGTACTGTGTAAAATTGCCGAAAAGTAACTTCATCATAGTCAAACCTAATTTCTATCTATGAAATGAGAAAAGCACTCATATTCTATGTCAACCTGTGCATAGTTGacaacagtcccggttttgccgggactgtcctgattctgaggagacagccctggcAAAACCTGGTATGTccctggaagccccgccccc is a genomic window of Dendropsophus ebraccatus isolate aDenEbr1 chromosome 12, aDenEbr1.pat, whole genome shotgun sequence containing:
- the LOC138769711 gene encoding apolipoprotein C-I-like, whose protein sequence is MKLLLALAVVIFTLSALAEPSSADSQEPSLKDRFRSIGESIKDAASKVGDKFKEVHNSEFMTKARNLFKEGIEKIKDKFSK